In one Candidatus Aminicenantes bacterium genomic region, the following are encoded:
- a CDS encoding flavin reductase family protein, with product MGFKNIEVRDLKENTIKLFADDWGLVTAGDFADFNTMTISWGGIGNLWNKPSTFIFIKPERYTFGFIEKHQSYTISFFDHEKYKDDLLVCGTKSGRDGDKLKETKLTSICLPSGEMAFKEARIIFECKIIYQDSLSAETTPDREKERYYKTGRFHKMYVGEITAIWCKENE from the coding sequence ATGGGATTCAAAAATATTGAAGTGAGAGATCTTAAAGAAAATACAATCAAGTTGTTTGCGGATGACTGGGGATTGGTAACCGCCGGAGATTTTGCTGATTTCAACACCATGACCATCTCCTGGGGTGGAATCGGAAACCTGTGGAATAAACCTTCCACATTTATTTTTATCAAGCCGGAGCGGTATACTTTCGGTTTTATTGAAAAACACCAATCCTATACCATTTCCTTTTTCGACCATGAAAAATATAAAGATGATTTGTTGGTTTGCGGAACAAAATCAGGACGCGATGGAGATAAGCTGAAAGAAACAAAACTAACCAGTATTTGCCTGCCTTCCGGGGAAATGGCATTTAAAGAAGCCCGGATCATCTTTGAATGTAAAATCATTTACCAGGACAGCCTGAGCGCTGAAACCACACCGGATAGAGAAAAAGAGAGATACTATAAAACCGGACGTTTTCACAAGATGTATGTAGGTGAAATCACTGCGATCTGGTGTAAAGAAAATGAATAA